In a single window of the Arachis hypogaea cultivar Tifrunner chromosome 6, arahy.Tifrunner.gnm2.J5K5, whole genome shotgun sequence genome:
- the LOC112696637 gene encoding PAN domain-containing protein At5g03700, producing the protein MFRPTHMSPFLLLLFLSLATALTCSASPQIHIGFSASPQSQTALFESLFTDPTGNFSLCFLRRNQNHLALAVIHVASSQPLWLANPTHLASWSHTTRLSFNGTLLLSDPKTNLLWSTETNGGDTLLLLNTSNLQILNKAKATPIWQSFDFPTNTLVQDQNFTTAMSLSSQNGLYSLRLGNDFMGLYANYPENDASSLRQLLYWKRTALEAKAVIKQGQGPIYARVNKEGYLGMYQTSAKPIDVQKFDSFQQNPTASSFLFVRLEPDGNLKGYYWNSNKSSWVLNYQAITETCELPLPCGSYGLCTPGGSGCSCLDNRTRFEPGVGCFGGSNGNLCSEKIGGDSYSVIRRTGVEPPHKELDGHVTTPSSAECEGLCERNCSCWGAMYNNVSGFCYIMDYPIGTMTGSGEDYKVGYFKVRKSESGKNRVGVRVGVVVGVMVGIVFIGAGVWMMRMRWRRKGVNGMLGEENGSSPGPYRNLGSDSFKSIEMSGQR; encoded by the coding sequence ATGTTTAGGCCTACTCACATGTCCCCGTTCCTACTCCTACTATTCCTCTCCCTCGCCACAGCGTTGACATGTTCCGCATCACCACAGATCCACATAGGCTTCTCCGCGTCACCACAATCCCAAACGGCGCTGTTCGAGTCCCTTTTCACCGACCCTACTGGCAATTTCTCTTTATGCTTCCTCCGCCGGAACCAAAACCACCTCGCACTCGCCGTCATCCATGTGGCATCCTCGCAGCCACTCTGGCTCGCCAACCCAACTCACTTGGCCTCATGGTCCCACACCACGCGCCTCTCCTTCAACGGCACTCTTCTCCTCTCCGACCCCAAAACAAACCTCCTCTGGTCAACCGAAACAAACGGCGGCGACACCCTTCTCTTACTTAACACCTCCAACCTTCAGATCCTAAACAAAGCCAAAGCCACTCCCATATGGCAAAGCTTCGATTTCCCCACAAATACTCTCGTTCAGGACCAGAACTTCACAACCGCCATGTCATTATCGTCGCAAAATGGTTTGTACTCGCTGCGGTTAGGCAACGACTTCATGGGGCTCTACGCTAACTACCCCGAAAATGACGCAAGTTCGTTGAGGCAGTTACTCTACTGGAAGCGCACCGCACTGGAGGCCAAAGCAGTTATAAAACAAGGACAGGGACCAATTTACGCACGTGTCAATAAAGAGGGGTATCTGGGCATGTACCAAACCAGCGCCAAGCCCATTGACGTTCAGAAGTTCGACAGCTTCCAACAAAATCCAACGGCATCGTCGTTTCTGTTCGTGCGGTTAGAACCCGATGGGAACCTCAAAGGGTATTATTGGAATTCCAACAAGTCCAGTTGGGTGCTCAACTACCAGGCCATAACGGAAACCTGCGAGCTTCCACTCCCCTGCGGTTCGTACGGTTTGTGTACTCCGGGCGGGTCTGGGTGCTCGTGTTTGGATAACCGAACCCGGTTCGAACCGGGTGTTGGATGCTTCGGTGGTAGCAACGGAAACTTGTGCTCGGAAAAGATTGGTGGAGACAGCTACTCAGTGATTCGAAGGACGGGGGTGGAGCCACCGCATAAGGAGCTGGATGGTCACGTGACGACGCCGTCTTCGGCGGAGTGTGAAGGGTTGTGCGAGAGAAACTGTAGCTGTTGGGGTGCGATGTACAACAACGTAAGCGGGTTTTGTTACATAATGGACTACCCGATTGGGACGATGACGGGTTCCGGGGAAGACTACAAGGTTGGGTATTTTAAGGTGAGGAAAAGTGAGAGTGGGAAGAATCGGGTTGGGGTTCGGGTTGGGGTGGTGGTTGGGGTTATGGTTGGGATTGTCTTTATTGGGGCTGGGGTGTGGATGATGAGAATGCGGTGGAGAAGGAAAGGGGTCAATGGGATGTTGGGCGAAGAAAACGGGTCTTCACCCGGCCCGTATAGGAATCTTGGATCCGACAGTTTTAAATCCATTGAGATGAGCGgtcaaagatga